One Coffea arabica cultivar ET-39 chromosome 5e, Coffea Arabica ET-39 HiFi, whole genome shotgun sequence DNA segment encodes these proteins:
- the LOC113688064 gene encoding tabersonine 16-hydroxylase 2, producing MEHFFFFCGFLLFIIMVAKSLMKSKPAKLPPGPRKLPIIGNIHQLLGSQSHRILADLAKKYGPLMHLQVGEVSTIVISSAEVAEEVLKKHDIIFASRAFLLSPRILFYDCTDVGFCPYGEYWRQLRKICAIELLSSQRTQTFRSIREAEVLNMIKAISKEEGLAVDFGKKISTMTYSVTALAAFGKRSKYHDDFMSAMEDVVKLMAGFCLPDMYPSVKILETITGMRQKLERLHKRVDQILENILIRHRVRKAESEYGSGEEKEDLVDVLLKVQKSGEFGIPLTDDNVKAVIFDVFGGGGETSSTTTVWAMAEMIKNPAVMKKAQAEVRAIYGKRGTVDESQLHELKYLHAVIKETLRLHPPASLIPPRECGEQCEIFGYEIPAKSRVYVNLWAIGRDPGYWTEPEKFIPERFLDSKIDFKGSNFNYIPFGAGRRICPGMSFALPMMELPLAQSLFHFDWKLPGALENEELDMTDIFGLTVGRKHDLFLVPTSYHPSSKYQQ from the exons ATGgagcatttcttcttcttttgtggcTTCCTCCTCTTCATCATCATGGTAGCCAAATCTCTGATGAAATCCAAGCCTGCAAAACTGCCTCCAGGACCAAGAAAATTGCCTATCATAGGAAACATTCACCAGCTTCTTGGCTCTCAATCTCATCGAATCCTAGCAGACTTGGCCAAAAAATATGGACCTCTGATGCACCTACAGGTTGGCGAAGTTTCAACCATAGTTATATCTTCAGCAGAGGTTGCAGAAGAGGTTTTAAAGAAACATGACATCATTTTTGCTTCTAGAGCCTTTCTTCTTTCACCAAGAATACTCTTTTATGATTGTACTGATGTTGGCTTTTGTCCCTATGGAGAATACTGGAGACAACTGAGAAAGATTTGTGCAATAGAGCTTCTAAGCTCTCAACGTACCCAGACATTTCGATCAATTAGGGAAGCAGAGGTCTTAAACATGATCAAAGCAATCTCAAAAGAAGAGGGATTGGCTGTTGATTTTGGTAAAAAGATTTCAACAATGACATATAGCGTCACTGCCTTGGCTGCTTTTGGTAAAAGAAGCAAATACCATGACGATTTCATGTCGGCAATGGAGGATGTTGTAAAGCTTATGGCAGGTTTCTGCTTACCAGACATGTACCCTTCTgtcaaaattcttgaaacaatcACTGGAATGAGGCAAAAGCTGGAGAGGTTACACAAAAGGGTTGATCAAATACTGGAAAACATCCTCATTAGGCATAGAGTTAGAAAAGCGGAATCAGAATATGGAAGTGGAGAAGAAAAGGAGGATCTCGTGGATGTTCTGCTGAAAGTTCAGAAATCAGGAGAATTTGGAATTCCACTCACTGACGACAATGTCAAAGCAGTCATTTTT GATGTGTTCGGTGGAGGAGGAGAGACATCGTCAACCACAACTGTATGGGCAATGGCTGAAATGATCAAGAATCCAGCAGTCATGAAAAAAGCACAAGCTGAAGTACGTGCAATTTACGGCAAAAGAGGAACTGTTGATGAATCGCAACTTCATGAACTGAAATACTTGCATGCGGTAATCAAAGAAACTCTGAGACTGCACCCTCCTGCTTCACTAATTCCTCCAAGGGAATGCGGTGaacaatgtgaaatttttggatACGAAATACCCGCTAAATCTAGAGTCTATGTTAATCTTTGGGCAATTGGTCGAGATCCGGGGTACTGGACTGAACCTGAGAAGTTCATTCCAGAGAGGTTTCTTGATTCTAAAATTGATTTTAAGGGGTCAAACTTTAATTACATCCCATTTGGTGCTGGAAGAAGGATATGTCCTGGAATGTCATTTGCTTTGCCTATGATGGAGCTACCACTCGCACAATCGTTGTTCCACTTTGATTGGAAACTGCCTGGTGCATTGGAAAATGAAGAACTAGACATGACTGATATCTTTGGCTTGACAGTCGGACGAAAACATGATCTTTTCTTGGTTCCAACTTCTTACCACCCTTCTTCTAAATACCAGCAATAA